In Candidatus Hinthialibacter antarcticus, one DNA window encodes the following:
- a CDS encoding sigma 54-interacting transcriptional regulator gives PFIAVNCAAIPDTLIESEFFGHVKGAFTGAINERTGKFEQANHGTIFLDEIGDMRLELQSKLLRVLQEHEFEKVGGTKPIPVDVRVIAATNNNLKKMVDEKRFREDLYYRLNVVPIRLPSLRERKDDIPLLIQHFLRELGGGRIKVASEVYDQLQMYDWPGNVRELQNIIEQTFVLRQHDDQIRLEDVPDFLIDKNAASSKPLIEIPPQGIILDDVEKDLIHLALKKTNNNQNQASKLLGITRQTLIYRMKKYGI, from the coding sequence CCGTTTATAGCGGTGAATTGCGCCGCCATTCCAGACACGCTGATTGAGAGTGAATTTTTTGGTCATGTAAAAGGCGCCTTCACCGGCGCAATAAATGAACGCACGGGAAAATTTGAACAAGCCAATCATGGGACCATCTTTCTCGATGAAATTGGCGATATGCGCTTAGAACTTCAAAGCAAACTGCTGCGCGTTCTACAGGAACATGAATTTGAAAAAGTTGGCGGGACGAAACCAATTCCTGTCGACGTTCGCGTCATAGCGGCTACCAACAATAATCTGAAAAAAATGGTCGATGAAAAGCGCTTTCGCGAAGACCTCTATTATCGCTTAAACGTAGTCCCCATCCGCCTGCCTTCGTTACGCGAGCGAAAAGACGACATCCCTCTTTTGATTCAACATTTTTTACGCGAATTGGGAGGAGGGCGTATCAAAGTTGCTTCTGAAGTATACGACCAATTACAAATGTATGATTGGCCCGGCAATGTCAGGGAACTGCAAAATATCATCGAACAAACATTTGTGTTGCGTCAACACGATGACCAAATCAGATTGGAAGATGTTCCTGATTTTCTCATCGACAAAAATGCAGCAAGTTCAAAACCATTGATCGAAATTCCCCCACAAGGAATAATTTTAGATGATGTTGAAAAAGATTTAATCCACTTGGCGCTAAAGAAAACCAATAACAATCAAAATCAAGCCTCTAAACTGCTTGGCATTACCCGTCAAACTCTCATTTACCGTATGAAAAAATACGGTATTTAA
- a CDS encoding response regulator — protein sequence MPLYESSKSKTAGVKNMIMPADSKPKKSILIVDNNVHETEILHDWFRRNRFHVDVVTSSLDAVSRVRNINYSFVFIDMDLEGELGGFETIWLMKTIVNGSRIALLSSNVTQEYEQRAASYGVFHWVQKPFDRRTTFAEIKQILAENEAKSNINSWQIMKKLLGSVIHQTARR from the coding sequence TTGCCTTTATATGAATCAAGTAAATCAAAAACAGCCGGGGTAAAAAACATGATAATGCCTGCTGATTCCAAACCGAAAAAATCGATACTCATTGTTGATAACAATGTTCACGAGACAGAAATACTTCACGACTGGTTTCGACGTAATAGATTTCATGTAGATGTTGTTACTAGTTCCTTAGACGCAGTCTCTCGGGTTCGCAACATCAATTATAGTTTTGTATTCATTGACATGGATTTAGAGGGAGAATTGGGTGGATTTGAAACCATTTGGTTAATGAAAACCATAGTGAATGGCTCACGGATCGCTCTATTAAGCAGCAATGTGACTCAAGAGTATGAGCAAAGAGCCGCATCATACGGTGTCTTTCACTGGGTGCAAAAACCTTTCGATAGGCGAACCACTTTTGCAGAAATCAAACAAATATTGGCTGAAAACGAAGCGAAATCAAATATCAACTCATGGCAGATAATGAAGAAATTGCTCGGTTCCGTTATCCATCAAACTGCGAGGAGGTAA
- a CDS encoding rhamnogalacturonan lyase, with protein sequence MMKIRNGFILTLCLLALAAPVCAQRQMEKLDRGVVTVSQTDGSVFISWRLLATDADDIAFNVYRASGANQSVLLNEEPIRLHTFFLDEAINRSVDNTYTVTPVVDGAEWAPSKPHTIQANSPALPYLAIPMQGPAGTTPNDASVGDLDGDGDYEIVIHQASRGRDNSQGGMTGNAYLQAYTLEGDCLWTIDLGRNIREGAHYTQFMVYDLDGDGKAEIACKTADGTIDGTGKIIGDSNADYRNENGYILAGPEFLTIFDGQTGAALATTNYLPPRHPDTLAPSPQQIKDVWGDDYGNRVDRFLACIAYLDGKQPSLVMCRGYYTRTVLAAWNWRGGQLTHLWTFDSDQGYKEYAGQGYHSVSVGDVDQDGRDEIIYGACAIDDDGTGLYSTGLGHGDALHLSDIDPQRPGLEIFGIHERPQHPHGANLRDALTGEVIWSLELNDPGRGLAMDIDPRHPGYECWANNSPGLFNSKGERISETKPNSCNMGIWWDGDLLREILDGGRRSGAYIDKWNYETNTTQRLLDGGAYQCVTNNGTKANPSLCADILGDWREEVIWRTEDGSELRIFVSTIPTDYRLKTLMNDPVYRLSVAWQNVSYNQPAQPGFYFGDGMLTK encoded by the coding sequence ATGATGAAAATTCGAAATGGGTTCATTCTCACGCTTTGTTTGCTCGCTTTAGCCGCGCCGGTCTGTGCGCAAAGGCAAATGGAAAAACTCGACCGCGGCGTTGTTACGGTGAGTCAAACCGACGGCAGCGTCTTTATCTCTTGGCGCTTATTAGCAACAGACGCCGACGACATTGCGTTCAATGTCTATCGAGCCTCGGGTGCAAACCAATCTGTTTTATTGAATGAAGAACCCATTCGATTACACACATTTTTTCTCGATGAGGCAATCAATCGCAGCGTTGACAACACATATACTGTAACGCCTGTTGTGGACGGGGCTGAATGGGCGCCCAGCAAACCACATACGATTCAGGCAAATTCGCCCGCTTTGCCATATCTTGCGATTCCAATGCAAGGGCCTGCTGGAACGACGCCGAACGACGCCTCCGTTGGCGACCTCGACGGCGACGGCGACTATGAGATCGTGATTCACCAAGCCTCTCGAGGGCGCGACAATTCGCAGGGAGGCATGACCGGAAACGCTTACTTACAGGCTTATACATTAGAAGGAGACTGTTTGTGGACAATTGATTTAGGGCGAAATATCCGGGAAGGCGCTCATTACACGCAATTCATGGTGTATGACTTAGACGGCGACGGTAAAGCCGAAATCGCTTGCAAAACCGCAGATGGAACTATTGATGGAACGGGCAAAATCATTGGTGATAGTAATGCCGACTATCGAAATGAAAACGGATATATTTTAGCGGGGCCGGAATTTTTGACTATTTTTGATGGACAAACAGGCGCTGCCTTGGCGACGACAAATTATTTGCCTCCGCGTCATCCCGACACGCTGGCTCCTTCTCCACAACAAATCAAAGATGTCTGGGGCGATGATTATGGCAATCGCGTCGATCGCTTTCTCGCTTGCATCGCCTATCTTGACGGAAAACAACCGAGTTTGGTGATGTGCCGGGGCTATTACACCCGCACCGTGTTGGCGGCGTGGAACTGGCGCGGCGGCCAACTGACGCATCTTTGGACTTTCGACAGCGACCAGGGCTACAAGGAATATGCGGGGCAGGGCTATCACAGCGTTTCCGTTGGCGACGTCGATCAAGACGGTCGAGATGAAATCATTTATGGCGCTTGTGCAATCGACGACGATGGAACAGGGCTGTATTCAACGGGTTTAGGACACGGCGATGCGCTTCACTTGTCGGACATTGATCCGCAACGGCCTGGCTTGGAAATCTTTGGCATTCATGAACGCCCGCAACATCCGCATGGCGCAAACCTTCGCGACGCCTTAACGGGCGAAGTGATTTGGAGTTTAGAATTGAATGATCCGGGACGAGGCCTGGCGATGGATATCGACCCGCGCCATCCCGGTTATGAATGTTGGGCGAACAACTCGCCAGGGTTATTCAACAGCAAGGGCGAACGCATCTCAGAAACGAAACCGAATTCGTGCAATATGGGGATTTGGTGGGACGGCGATTTGTTGCGCGAGATTCTTGACGGCGGACGCCGCAGCGGCGCCTATATTGATAAGTGGAATTACGAGACGAATACGACCCAGCGTTTGCTAGACGGCGGCGCCTATCAATGCGTGACCAATAACGGAACCAAGGCCAATCCCTCATTGTGCGCCGACATACTTGGCGACTGGCGTGAAGAAGTTATTTGGCGAACCGAAGACGGCAGCGAATTGAGAATTTTCGTTTCAACCATTCCAACGGATTATCGTTTGAAGACCTTAATGAACGACCCCGTCTATCGACTCAGCGTCGCGTGGCAAAACGTCAGTTACAATCAACCCGCGCAGCCAGGGTTCTATTTTGGCGATGGCATGTTGACAAAATGA
- a CDS encoding VCBS repeat-containing protein produces the protein MKRYIVSFVFLLLICQFCIAQPFPKFKAYTIDNVGQRMGQTSLADIDRDGDLDWVTGKAHHAGHDVWWFEYQAPDRWVRHFMGKGNTDVGGSTFDVNGDGWLDHLSGSKIFINPKNPKENEFDVYEIGAINSHDSEFADVNGDGKMDAIANSDQEGLFWYEIPDDPTTTWTAHTIALSKDHKIHGGVSPKAVADLDGDGDNDVVTGRAWYENLDGKALAWKQHLTIDFGEEHKYGIALRTWVLDLDQDGDIDFVQAEADNPDSRVAWFENDGKANWTRHLIKDKGDGQDFHSLVVADFDNDGDMDVFSGGGPLSSKEPKRGYIWENTAGKGKNPKSNHWKEHVIIEKPFHEAVGADVDGDGDIDLCSKPWSTGNEHVYLRNMLIE, from the coding sequence ATGAAAAGATACATTGTCTCTTTTGTATTTTTGCTGCTCATCTGTCAATTCTGCATTGCGCAGCCGTTTCCAAAATTCAAAGCCTATACGATAGATAACGTGGGGCAGCGAATGGGGCAAACCTCACTGGCGGACATCGACCGCGACGGCGACCTCGATTGGGTCACGGGCAAAGCGCACCACGCCGGGCACGACGTGTGGTGGTTTGAGTATCAGGCGCCCGACCGATGGGTGCGCCACTTTATGGGAAAAGGCAATACCGACGTAGGCGGCAGCACATTCGATGTGAACGGCGACGGCTGGTTGGATCATTTGTCAGGCAGCAAGATTTTTATTAATCCCAAAAATCCAAAAGAAAATGAATTTGACGTATATGAAATCGGCGCGATCAATTCGCATGATTCAGAATTCGCTGACGTGAACGGCGACGGCAAAATGGATGCGATTGCCAATAGCGATCAAGAAGGATTGTTTTGGTATGAGATTCCAGACGACCCCACCACGACATGGACCGCCCACACCATCGCGCTAAGCAAAGACCATAAAATTCATGGCGGCGTTTCTCCCAAAGCGGTGGCCGACCTGGATGGAGACGGCGACAACGATGTTGTGACCGGGCGCGCCTGGTATGAAAACCTCGACGGCAAGGCGCTAGCATGGAAACAGCATTTGACAATTGATTTTGGCGAAGAACATAAATATGGAATCGCGCTCAGGACATGGGTGCTCGATCTCGACCAAGATGGGGACATCGACTTTGTTCAGGCCGAAGCCGACAACCCCGATTCGCGAGTGGCTTGGTTTGAAAATGACGGCAAGGCCAACTGGACGCGCCATCTCATCAAAGACAAAGGCGATGGGCAAGACTTCCATTCACTCGTGGTCGCAGATTTTGACAACGACGGCGACATGGACGTTTTCTCCGGCGGCGGGCCGCTTTCCTCAAAAGAGCCCAAGCGCGGCTATATCTGGGAAAACACAGCCGGTAAAGGAAAAAACCCGAAGAGCAATCATTGGAAAGAACACGTAATAATCGAAAAGCCGTTCCATGAAGCCGTCGGGGCCGATGTAGACGGAGACGGCGACATCGACTTATGCTCCAAGCCTTGGAGCACCGGGAACGAGCACGTCTATCTACGAAACATGCTGATTGAATAA
- a CDS encoding putative sulfate exporter family transporter — protein sequence MNDIRGISSLWKTEDYWAIWLGFSLILIGLTLFLMNPPTQMDMKFKSANTVMQTEAESAPFKTIAWHQANDAKKGIKASSEPLAKAIALWMGHPHGWKNNPLDAFVFSQEQAESKQAPAVEKYEQKRAATESALLAAQQAQDAAANANFETVVLNDEAVAAINTWRAAKNAESSAKKKTAIGAYNQVPYLIGLCIFFALFFAVGVKFMGNSAAEFIKAFPVIFAIAVLAYLFSSQATMKAYGIGYAAWAILFGLLISNTIGTPKWVLPAVKTEYYIKTGLVMLGAEILFGKILAIGMPGIFVAWVVTPIVLVTTYWFGQNVLKIQSKTLNMTISADMSVCGVSAAIATASACKAKKEELTLAVGLSLVFTSIMMIVMPWVIKAVGMPHVLGGAWMGGTIDATGAVAAAGAFLSDQALYVAATIKMIQNVLIGVIAFCVAVYWSAKVDREAGANINLMEIWRRFPKFVLGFIAASIIFSALYQWLGQDAGYALIDNGVIRGFTKFFRGWFFCLAFVSIGLATNFRELKSYFAGGKPLILYVCGQTLNLILTLVMAYIMFYLVFPDITAKI from the coding sequence ATGAACGACATTCGCGGAATTTCTTCTTTATGGAAGACAGAAGATTATTGGGCAATTTGGCTCGGATTTTCGCTCATACTAATCGGGTTAACCCTCTTTTTAATGAATCCTCCAACGCAGATGGATATGAAGTTCAAGTCGGCGAATACCGTGATGCAAACGGAGGCCGAATCTGCCCCCTTTAAAACGATTGCATGGCATCAAGCCAATGACGCTAAAAAAGGGATCAAAGCAAGTAGTGAACCGTTAGCAAAAGCCATCGCATTATGGATGGGCCATCCACACGGTTGGAAGAACAATCCGCTGGACGCGTTTGTTTTCAGCCAAGAACAGGCCGAATCGAAACAAGCGCCAGCGGTTGAAAAATATGAACAGAAACGCGCTGCGACTGAATCGGCTTTGCTCGCCGCCCAACAAGCGCAAGACGCCGCGGCGAACGCAAATTTTGAAACTGTTGTATTAAATGATGAAGCCGTCGCGGCCATCAATACGTGGCGCGCCGCAAAAAATGCAGAGTCATCCGCAAAGAAAAAAACGGCAATCGGCGCCTACAATCAGGTTCCTTATTTGATTGGGCTTTGTATTTTCTTCGCGCTCTTTTTTGCGGTTGGCGTGAAGTTTATGGGCAACTCAGCAGCGGAATTTATCAAAGCGTTTCCAGTGATTTTCGCAATCGCTGTATTGGCGTATCTCTTTTCCTCGCAGGCAACCATGAAAGCCTATGGCATCGGCTACGCCGCATGGGCGATCCTTTTTGGTTTGCTCATCAGCAATACCATTGGTACGCCGAAATGGGTTTTGCCTGCTGTGAAGACCGAATACTATATTAAGACGGGTCTCGTCATGCTCGGCGCCGAAATCCTGTTTGGAAAAATTCTCGCCATTGGTATGCCCGGAATATTCGTTGCCTGGGTGGTGACGCCGATTGTGCTGGTTACGACCTATTGGTTCGGCCAAAACGTATTGAAAATCCAATCCAAAACACTAAACATGACCATCTCGGCGGACATGTCGGTATGCGGCGTTTCAGCGGCGATTGCTACGGCGTCTGCTTGTAAAGCAAAGAAGGAAGAACTCACGCTGGCGGTCGGTCTTTCGCTGGTTTTTACTTCGATCATGATGATCGTGATGCCCTGGGTCATCAAAGCCGTAGGAATGCCTCACGTCCTGGGCGGCGCGTGGATGGGCGGGACCATTGACGCGACCGGAGCGGTTGCCGCTGCCGGCGCCTTTCTCAGCGACCAGGCGCTCTATGTCGCGGCGACGATCAAGATGATTCAAAATGTGCTGATCGGCGTCATCGCTTTTTGCGTTGCGGTGTATTGGAGCGCCAAAGTTGACCGCGAAGCCGGGGCCAACATTAACCTCATGGAAATCTGGCGGCGGTTCCCAAAATTTGTTTTAGGATTTATTGCTGCGTCAATCATTTTTTCCGCGCTCTACCAATGGTTGGGGCAGGATGCGGGCTACGCCTTGATCGACAATGGCGTGATTCGCGGCTTTACAAAGTTTTTCCGTGGTTGGTTTTTCTGTCTCGCTTTTGTGAGTATTGGGTTGGCGACCAATTTCCGTGAATTGAAATCCTATTTTGCTGGCGGCAAGCCATTGATTCTCTATGTTTGCGGGCAAACCTTGAATCTGATTCTGACTCTCGTCATGGCGTATATCATGTTCTATCTGGTGTTCCCGGATATCACAGCAAAAATCTAA
- a CDS encoding alpha-E domain-containing protein, giving the protein MLSRVANSIYWMSRYIERAENVARFIDVNLKLMLDIPNGGHNQWEPLVNVTGERDWYLKHYDEFSQANVIRFLTYDLDYPNSIFSCLASARENARSVREVISAEMWEQINTFYLSVKHSSGAELELDRLHDFYTKIRNGSSLFDGITDSTMSHGDGWHFARMARLTERADKTSRIVDMKYFILLPRTYDVGTPIDNIQWSALLSSASGFHMYKQQYGSIDPKHVADFLILDRLFPRSIHYCLIKAEESLHQISGTPVGTFSNEAEQYLGRLRSEIDFTSIKEIIAQGMHEYLDDFQKKLNIVGEKIFVTFFDLEHGPKNVYSNSDIH; this is encoded by the coding sequence ATGCTGAGTCGTGTTGCCAATTCAATTTATTGGATGAGCCGATACATCGAGCGCGCAGAGAACGTAGCGCGTTTTATCGATGTGAACTTAAAACTCATGCTGGATATTCCTAACGGCGGTCACAACCAATGGGAGCCGCTCGTCAATGTTACAGGCGAACGGGATTGGTATTTGAAACATTATGACGAGTTTTCACAAGCCAATGTGATTCGCTTTCTGACCTATGATTTAGACTATCCCAATTCCATTTTTTCTTGCTTGGCAAGCGCTCGGGAAAATGCGCGCTCGGTGAGAGAAGTGATTTCCGCAGAGATGTGGGAGCAAATCAATACATTTTATCTTTCCGTCAAACATTCATCCGGCGCCGAATTGGAATTAGACCGGCTGCATGATTTTTATACGAAAATTCGCAATGGAAGCAGCCTCTTCGACGGCATTACCGATTCGACGATGTCACACGGAGACGGTTGGCATTTCGCCCGGATGGCGCGGTTGACGGAACGCGCAGACAAGACCTCCCGCATTGTTGATATGAAGTATTTTATTCTGCTGCCAAGGACATACGATGTGGGGACGCCGATTGATAATATTCAATGGTCGGCGCTACTAAGTTCCGCCAGTGGATTTCACATGTACAAGCAACAATATGGTTCGATTGATCCGAAACACGTTGCGGATTTTTTGATTCTCGACAGGCTCTTTCCACGGTCGATTCATTATTGCCTAATTAAAGCCGAAGAGTCGCTTCATCAAATTTCGGGGACCCCGGTCGGCACATTCAGTAATGAAGCCGAGCAATATCTAGGGCGCCTTCGTTCTGAAATTGATTTCACGTCAATCAAAGAAATTATCGCACAAGGAATGCACGAGTATCTTGATGATTTCCAGAAAAAACTGAACATCGTTGGCGAAAAGATTTTTGTAACTTTTTTTGATCTTGAACACGGCCCCAAAAACGTGTATTCCAACTCTGATATTCACTAA
- a CDS encoding circularly permuted type 2 ATP-grasp protein, which yields MIFDNYQTDGFFDELFDENGQPRPFAMSLINRINSMPQEDVFRRQKEAEAAFMNLGITFTVYGESEGAEKIFPFDIIPRLVDGNEWDTVERGLKQRIYALNLFIDDVYNDQKILKDGVIPADLVLSAESYRKQCVGLKPPKGIWCHITGTDLIRDKDGTFYVLEDNLRCPSGVSYVLENRHILKRTFPYVFQTSQIRAVDDYPNRLRDLLEYLAPDSVSSPTSAVLTPGVYNSAYFEHSFLARQMGIELVEGRDLVVRNGFVYMRTTKGFQRLDVLYRRLNDDFLDPNAFNPESLLGVPDIFDAYRQGKIALVNAPGTGIADDKVIYSYVPEIIKYYMNEEPIVPNVPTYVCSNESDMKYVLENLETLVVKAANESGGYGMLVGVKSTEAERNEFAKRIKANPRNYIAQPTIALSRAPVIVDDHFEGRHIDLRPYILYGEDIYVLPGGLTRVALNRGSLVVNSSQGGGSKDTWVVASQSQKQAPVTMSQSQTSSQSK from the coding sequence ATGATTTTCGATAATTACCAAACAGATGGATTCTTTGACGAATTGTTTGACGAAAATGGCCAGCCGCGTCCTTTCGCCATGTCGCTGATAAACCGTATCAATTCCATGCCGCAAGAAGATGTGTTTCGCCGTCAAAAAGAAGCCGAAGCGGCGTTTATGAATTTAGGAATCACATTCACGGTTTATGGTGAAAGCGAAGGCGCGGAAAAGATATTTCCCTTTGACATCATACCGCGCTTGGTAGACGGCAACGAATGGGACACGGTCGAGCGTGGATTGAAACAACGCATCTATGCGCTGAACCTCTTTATTGATGATGTGTATAACGACCAGAAAATTTTGAAGGACGGCGTGATTCCCGCCGACTTAGTCCTTTCTGCGGAAAGTTACAGAAAACAATGCGTCGGTCTAAAGCCTCCCAAAGGCATCTGGTGTCACATCACGGGGACCGATCTGATCCGCGATAAGGATGGAACATTTTATGTCCTTGAAGACAACCTGCGTTGCCCGTCCGGCGTTTCGTACGTCCTCGAAAACCGCCATATTCTTAAACGTACGTTTCCCTACGTCTTTCAGACATCGCAAATTCGCGCCGTGGATGACTACCCCAACCGGTTGCGCGACTTGTTGGAATATCTTGCGCCTGATTCAGTCTCCAGCCCGACCAGCGCTGTGTTAACGCCGGGCGTTTATAACTCCGCGTATTTTGAACATTCATTTTTAGCCCGCCAGATGGGCATTGAATTGGTCGAAGGCCGTGATCTGGTAGTACGAAACGGCTTTGTTTACATGCGCACGACCAAGGGGTTCCAACGGTTGGATGTTCTTTACCGTCGATTAAATGATGACTTCCTCGACCCGAACGCATTCAACCCCGAATCGCTCCTGGGCGTCCCTGATATTTTTGACGCTTACCGCCAAGGAAAAATCGCACTTGTGAATGCGCCCGGCACGGGCATTGCCGATGACAAAGTGATTTATTCGTACGTCCCGGAAATCATAAAATATTATATGAATGAAGAGCCCATCGTGCCCAATGTACCAACGTATGTCTGTTCGAACGAAAGCGATATGAAGTATGTATTGGAGAACCTCGAAACGCTGGTCGTCAAAGCAGCAAACGAATCGGGCGGATATGGAATGCTGGTTGGCGTCAAATCAACCGAAGCAGAACGAAATGAATTTGCGAAACGCATTAAGGCAAATCCGCGAAATTACATCGCCCAACCAACCATAGCGCTTTCACGCGCCCCGGTGATTGTTGACGATCACTTTGAAGGGCGCCACATTGATCTACGTCCCTACATTCTATATGGAGAAGACATTTATGTTCTTCCCGGCGGCTTAACGCGCGTTGCGCTCAATCGCGGGTCTCTTGTCGTGAATTCATCGCAAGGCGGAGGCAGCAAAGACACCTGGGTTGTAGCGAGCCAATCTCAGAAGCAAGCCCCGGTCACCATGAGCCAAAGCCAGACTTCATCCCAATCTAAATAA